In the Armatimonadota bacterium genome, GCCTGTGGGATACCTTCGTCCTGTGGGCCGACCTGGGCGTCAGCTTCCTCGTGATGGTGGTCGGGATGTTCCTGGTGCCGGGGCTGGGGCTGGGCCAGGCGCTGGTGGCCATCGTGGTGGGGGCGGTCATCGGCAACGCGCTGCTGGGGCTGGCGGCAGCCATCGGCAGCGACGCCGGCGTGCCGACCATGGTGCTGTTGCGGGCGCCGCTGGGCGTGCGCGGGTCGTACGCGCCGACGGTGCTCAACGTGCTCCAGCTGCTGGGGTGGGCGGCCTTCGAGGTCATCGTGATGGCGCAGGCCACGGACATGCTGATGGTGCGCTTCCTCGGGCTGCCGTCGGCCTACCGCCTGTGGGCGCTCGTCTTCACGGTGCTCACCGTGGTCATGGCGCTGGGCGGCCCGATCGTGGTGGTCAAGCAGTGGCTGGAGCGGTTCGCTGTGTGGGCGGTGGCGGCCTCGACGGTGTGGATCACCGCGGCGCTGCTGGCGGCCCACGACCTGCGGGCGCTGCTCGCCCGGCCGGGCACCGGCGAGATGTCGTTCTGGCTGGCCGTGGACCTGGTGGTGGCGATGCCCATCTCGTGGTTCCCGCTGGTGGCCGACTACAGCCGCCTGGCGCGCTCGCGGCGCGATGCCTTCTGGGGCACGGCGGTAGGGTACTTCGTCCCCCACGTGTGGTTCTACGCCCTGGGCGCGGCGCTGGTGCTGGCGGCGGGCGTGGCGTTCGACCCCCAGGCCCCCATCGCGCCGCTGCTGGCCGCGATCGCCGGGCTCACCGCCGGCTGGCTCGCGCTGCTCGTGATCCTGGTGGACGAGACCGACGAGGCTTTCGCCAACATCTACTCCACGGCCGTCTCGCTGCAGAACCTCTTCCCGCAGGCGTCGCGGCGGCGGCTCATCCTCGGGATCGGGGCGGTGGTGCTGCTGGTGGCGTGGACCGTGCCGCTCACGCAGTACGAGAGCTTCCTGCTGCTGATCGGCTCGGCGTTCGTGCCGCTGCTGGGCGTGCTGGCCGCCGACTACTTCGTCGTGTGCCGCGGACGGTACGAGGCTGCCGCGCTGCTGCTGCCCGGCGGGCGTTACTGGTTCCGCGGTGGGGTGAACTGGCCGGCCATCGTGGTGTGGGCCGTCGGGGTGGGTGTCTACCTGGCGATCGCGGGGCTGCCGGCGCTGGGGGTGCGGGGGCTGGCACCGCACCTGGGCGCCTCGCTGCCCAGCTTCGGCGTGGCCTTCCTGCTGCAGGCGGTGCTGGGGCGCCTTGGCGTCTGGCGCACGCTAGGCCCGCCAGCCCCTGGGACGCGGGCGTGAGCGGTCGGGCCGCGCAGCGACACATGTCACGGCCTCGGTTCCCCTACCTCGGACGCCCGGCACGCGGGCGTGAACGGTCGGGCCGGGCAGCGGGCGAGTGCAGCGCGCAGTGGCCGGGAAGTCACCGCAGCCGCGGGTCGAGCACCTCGCGCAGCCCGTCGCCCACCAGGTTCAGCGCCAGGACGGTCACGAAGATCGCCAGGCCCGGCCACAGCGCCATCCACGGCGCCCGGGTGAGGTAGGCCTGGGCGATGTTGAGCATCGAGCCCCACGACGGCGTCGGCGGCTGGGTGCCCAGGCCCAGGAACGACAGCGTGGCCTCGGCGGTGATCGCGGCCGCCATGGCCAGCGAGGCCTGCACCAGTACCGGTGAGAGGCTGTTGGGCAGGATGTGGCGCCAGACGATGCGCCGGTCGCTGGCGCCCAGCGCACGCGCGGCTTCGACGTAGACCTTCTCGCGCTCGCTCAACACCTGGGCGCGCGCCAGCCGGATGAACCCGGGCGTGAAGACGATCCCCACCGCCAGCATCGCCTTGGTGAGGCCGGCGCCCAGCACGGCGGCGATGGCCAGGGCCAGCACCAGGAGCGGGAAGGAGAGCAGAGCGTCGGTGATGCGCATCAGCACGTTGTCCAGTCGGCCGCGGAAGTAGCCGGACAGCAGGCCCAGCGGCACCCCGACGGCGACGGCCAGCCCCACGGCGATGATGCCGGCCAGCAGCGAGGTGCGCGCGCCGTAGATCACGCGGCTCAAAATGTCGCGCCCCAGGTCGTCGGTGCCCAGGAGGTGAGCGCGGGACGGCGGCTGCAGCAGGGCGCCGAAGTCGGTCCTGGTCGGGTCGGCGGGAGCCAGCGCTGGCGCGAACACGGCGGCCAGCACGACGGCAGCCACGACCCACAGGCCCCACAGCGCCAGGCGGTTGCGCGCGTAGCGGTTCAGGAGGTAGCGGGCGCCGGCGGGCGGGCCGGCCCGGCGGCTGCGGGCGACCAGCAGCGCCTCGTCACGCGCCGCCATGGCTAGGCGCGCGGCTCCTCCACCAGGCGGATGCGGGGGTCGAGCACCGAGTACAGCACGTCGACCGCGAAGTTGACGAACACGACGGCCACGGCGCTGATCAGCACCACGCCCTGCACCATGGGGTAGTCGCGGGTGAAGATCGACTCGATGGCCAGGCGCCCGATGCCGGGCACCGCGAAGATCGTCTCGGTCACGACCGCGCCCCCCAGCAGCCCGCCGAGCTGCAGGCCCATGACCGTCGCCACCGGGATCATGGCGTTCTTCAGAGCGTGCTTGAGGACGACCGCGCGCTCGGCCAGCCCCTTGGCATGGGCGGTGCGGATGAACTCGCTGCCGAGGACCTCGAGCATGCTCGAGCGCAACAGGCGCATGACCAGCGCCGCCAGGGCGGTCCCCAGCACCGTGGCGGGCATAATCATCAACTGCAGGTTGCGCACGGGGTCCACCCAGGGTTCGACGTAGCCCGAGGGCGGCAGCCAGCGCAGGTTCACGGCCAGCAGGTAGATCAGCATGATGCCCAACCAGAAGTTGGGGATCGAGATGCCGGCCAGCGCCACCGTGGTCGCGGTGTAGTCCAGCGCCGTGCGCTGCTTCCAGGCGGCCAGCACGCCCGCGGGCACCGCGATCGCCCAGCCGACGCCCAGGGAGATCACCGCCAGCTCGACGGTGACCGGCAGCTTCAGCAACAGGACGTCCAGCACGGGCCGGCCGTCGCGGACCGACCGGCCGAAGTCGCCCTGGACCAGGCGCCCCAACCACTGGACATACCGGACGACGACCGGGCGGTCGAGGCCCAGCTGCTTGCGGATGGCCTCGATCGCGGCGCGGTCGGCCTCGCCGCCGGCGATCACCAGCGCGGGGTCGCCCGGCACCAGGTTGATCAGCGAGAAGACCACCACGGTGACCAGGAAGAGCACCGGGATCGTGGCCAGCAGGCGGCGGACGATGTAGCGGGTCATGGGAGGGTCCGCGGGCGGCGTGGTGGCCCGTGCCGCCGAGGTCGGGGCACGCTACCGCCGGTCACTATGCAGGTCGGGTTCCCGGGCACGAACGGTGCGCCGCAACGCCGGGCACCCGGCGAGGGCCCGGGCGATCCCATGGGACGGCCCGCCAGGTCCAATCCGTGGAAGCGATACGCCCGAGTCGAGCGGGAGCGCCGACGCATGCTCGAGCGCTGGCCGGCCTCGACCCGGTGCAGAGTGCCCACGCGGGCATGACGACCGCCGAGGTGGACACCACGACGACCCGCCGGATGCTGCGCCACAGGTAGCCCACGAAGCGGTGTACCCAGAGCAGGTACTGCTTCCAGTACGGCTCGCGGGGATCGATCTGCTGGCGCAGGGCGCGCAGGTCGTGGAGCCAGCGCGGGTTCCCCAGCATCTGGAAGAGCGGGTCGTTGGGCGGCAGGTTCAGGACCTCGAACAGGGCCACGCTGAGGAACAGGACCAGCAGGATGCCGATGACCACCCAGCGCCCGATGTCCCACAGCATGGCGACAGGCCGGCGGGCGGGGGCGACCAGTGGCCGCCCCCGCCCCGTGGTGCTACCTCACGGCGCGAGCCAGACGTGCCGGAACCGCATCATGCCGTCGGCGATGTGGACGAAGCCCTGCACCTTGGGCGACAGGAGCTTGTACTCCTTGGGCCACCACAGGAACAGGTAGGGCAGCTCGTCGTTGAGGATCGTCATGATCTCACCGTAGACGCGCTTGCGGTGGTCGGCGGTGGTCAGGATCCGCGCGGCGTCCAGCAGCGCATCGACGCGGGCGTTGCTGTAGGCGCTGTTGTTCAGCCCGCCGTCGGTGACGAAGAACCCGTAGATGTTCCCGTCGGGATCGGGGCGGCCGCTCCACCCCAGCAGGGCCGCCTCGAACCGGTGCGAGTCGAGCTGCGAGAGCAACGTGCCGAACTCGACGATCTCGATGTTCACCCGGATGCCGACCTCGCCCACCATGGACTGGATCACCTGGGCCACCTGCTGCGGGACGCGACCGGGGGTCACCTTCAGCGTGAACGTGAACCCGGTGGGCTGACCCCCCTCGCGCAGCTTCTGCCGGGCCAGGTCGAGGTTCCGCTCGGGGACCTTGGCGTTGGGCCCCGCGTCGTAACCCAGCAGGCCCGGCGGGAACGGTCCGTTGGCGGGCAGCGCCGTGTCGCCGAAGACCACCCGCACCAGCGCCCGACGGTCGATGGCCGCGTTGAGGGCCTGCCGGAGCGCCTTGTTGTTGAACGGCGGGCCGGCCACCATGATCCACATGCCCTGCCAGCCCAGGCCCGAGCGCTCCAGGAGCCGCAGCCGCGTGTCCTTCTTCAAGTTCTCCGCCTCGGTGGGTGGGATCTGGTCGATGATGTCGAGCTCGCCAGCCCGGATGTTGGCCAGGCGCGCCTGCTCGTCGGTGAACGGCCGGTAGACGATGCGGTCGACCCATCCGGCGGTGCGGTCCCAGTGTCGGTCGAACCGCTCGAGCACGATGCGCTCCTGCGGCCGCTTCTCGACGAAGCGGTAGGGGCCCGTGCCGATGGGCTCCCGGGCGAAGTCGCGCCCCAGCCGCCGGGCCGCCGTCGGCGAGACCATCATGCCCGCGCGATCGGAGAGCACGGACAGGAACGGGCTGAAGGGCTTCTCCAGGTCGATCTGCACCGTGAGCGGATCGACGACCGTGACGCGCTGGACCAGGTTGATCTCGGAGCGGCGGGGCGAGCCGAAGGCCGGGTCGAGCATGCGGTCGAAGTTGTACTTGACGGCCTCGGCGTTGAACGGGGTGCCGTCGTGGAAGACGACGTTGGGGCGCAGCTTGAAGGTGTAGGTGCGGCCGTTGTTGGTGATGGTCCACGACGTGGCCAGCATCGGGACGATCTCCAGGTCCTGGTTGATGTCCACCAGCTTGTCGAAGAAGTTCTGGAAGACCTGGCGGTCGACCGCGGCCGTCGACCGGTGGGGATCCATGTTCGGGGGGTCAGCGTTCAGCCCGACCCGCAGAGTGCCCCCGCGGCGGGGGGACTGGGCGAAGGCCATCGCGGTGACCAGCGCCACCAGCACGACCACCACGAGGACGACTCGCTTCACACGCATCACCTCCGTGGCCAGCGGACCGTAACACGCCGGGCAGCGTGCTTCAGGGCCACTGCTTCCCGAGACGTCCGGGTTCTCCTGCTGCGGTGGTTCCAAAGGAACCGGGCCGGGGCTGGCTGCGGGCTCGGGGCCTCCGGCAAAGGGGCGGCCCCGGGGGCTAGCCCCCGGGGCCGCCCCCCGGCGCGTTGGTGGGGCGGTGGTGGTCTCCACGCGCCCCGCGGCCGCCTCCGTTGCCCCCGGCGCGTTGGTGGGGTGGTGCGCGCTACTGCACCACGATGACACCCTTCATCTGTTCGACCGGCGTGTGGATCTGGCAGACGTACTCGTACCGCCCGGGCTTCGTGAAGGTCAGGCTGTAGCGCTTGGGCAGCATGGGCGGCGTGCCCTCCGGGAAGAGGATGCCGGAGTTCAGCATGCCCCTGCCGTCGTAGGTCTGCGTCTTCGAGACCATGAGCACCTGCTCGTGGAAGCGCAGCCTGGGTGGCCCGCCGGGCTGCGGCTCGGCCACGATCAGCTCGGGCTGCCTGGCGCCCGCGAAGAACGTCACCGTGTGGATCTCGAAGGGGTCTTTCATTACCCAGGTCACGGTCGTGCCCCGCTTCACCGTCAGCGGGCCGCGGGTGTACCGGAACACCGAGTAGCCGGCCCTGGCATCGCCGATCATGGGCACGACGACCTCATTGCCCTTCCGCGTGGCCGCCAGCTTGGCGAGCGCGGCCTGTCCCGCGCGCAGGGTCGCCTGCTGCTCCGCCTTCCCCTTGGCCAGCACCGCTGCC is a window encoding:
- the cytX gene encoding putative hydroxymethylpyrimidine transporter CytX — translated: MATTLAQQTVDAGIAPIPAERRALGLWDTFVLWADLGVSFLVMVVGMFLVPGLGLGQALVAIVVGAVIGNALLGLAAAIGSDAGVPTMVLLRAPLGVRGSYAPTVLNVLQLLGWAAFEVIVMAQATDMLMVRFLGLPSAYRLWALVFTVLTVVMALGGPIVVVKQWLERFAVWAVAASTVWITAALLAAHDLRALLARPGTGEMSFWLAVDLVVAMPISWFPLVADYSRLARSRRDAFWGTAVGYFVPHVWFYALGAALVLAAGVAFDPQAPIAPLLAAIAGLTAGWLALLVILVDETDEAFANIYSTAVSLQNLFPQASRRRLILGIGAVVLLVAWTVPLTQYESFLLLIGSAFVPLLGVLAADYFVVCRGRYEAAALLLPGGRYWFRGGVNWPAIVVWAVGVGVYLAIAGLPALGVRGLAPHLGASLPSFGVAFLLQAVLGRLGVWRTLGPPAPGTRA
- a CDS encoding ABC transporter permease; protein product: MAARDEALLVARSRRAGPPAGARYLLNRYARNRLALWGLWVVAAVVLAAVFAPALAPADPTRTDFGALLQPPSRAHLLGTDDLGRDILSRVIYGARTSLLAGIIAVGLAVAVGVPLGLLSGYFRGRLDNVLMRITDALLSFPLLVLALAIAAVLGAGLTKAMLAVGIVFTPGFIRLARAQVLSEREKVYVEAARALGASDRRIVWRHILPNSLSPVLVQASLAMAAAITAEATLSFLGLGTQPPTPSWGSMLNIAQAYLTRAPWMALWPGLAIFVTVLALNLVGDGLREVLDPRLR
- a CDS encoding ABC transporter permease, producing the protein MTRYIVRRLLATIPVLFLVTVVVFSLINLVPGDPALVIAGGEADRAAIEAIRKQLGLDRPVVVRYVQWLGRLVQGDFGRSVRDGRPVLDVLLLKLPVTVELAVISLGVGWAIAVPAGVLAAWKQRTALDYTATTVALAGISIPNFWLGIMLIYLLAVNLRWLPPSGYVEPWVDPVRNLQLMIMPATVLGTALAALVMRLLRSSMLEVLGSEFIRTAHAKGLAERAVVLKHALKNAMIPVATVMGLQLGGLLGGAVVTETIFAVPGIGRLAIESIFTRDYPMVQGVVLISAVAVVFVNFAVDVLYSVLDPRIRLVEEPRA
- a CDS encoding ABC transporter substrate-binding protein translates to MKRVVLVVVVLVALVTAMAFAQSPRRGGTLRVGLNADPPNMDPHRSTAAVDRQVFQNFFDKLVDINQDLEIVPMLATSWTITNNGRTYTFKLRPNVVFHDGTPFNAEAVKYNFDRMLDPAFGSPRRSEINLVQRVTVVDPLTVQIDLEKPFSPFLSVLSDRAGMMVSPTAARRLGRDFAREPIGTGPYRFVEKRPQERIVLERFDRHWDRTAGWVDRIVYRPFTDEQARLANIRAGELDIIDQIPPTEAENLKKDTRLRLLERSGLGWQGMWIMVAGPPFNNKALRQALNAAIDRRALVRVVFGDTALPANGPFPPGLLGYDAGPNAKVPERNLDLARQKLREGGQPTGFTFTLKVTPGRVPQQVAQVIQSMVGEVGIRVNIEIVEFGTLLSQLDSHRFEAALLGWSGRPDPDGNIYGFFVTDGGLNNSAYSNARVDALLDAARILTTADHRKRVYGEIMTILNDELPYLFLWWPKEYKLLSPKVQGFVHIADGMMRFRHVWLAP